A window of Campylobacter cuniculorum DSM 23162 = LMG 24588 contains these coding sequences:
- a CDS encoding NADH-quinone oxidoreductase subunit C: MMRPYSDKKNAQLKNYYKDRFYHAPHTPKIQVEESAFKEDFQILQNEFKILSSFIELDFWVIEIQKQDNVEVLQMLKKLGYVAFTEASAIDFIAQKNGFEVFYQLLNPSKRLRVRVKTFVGVKEKLESVSCVFKGANWSEREIYDMFGIFIINHPNLKRILMPDDWFGHPLLKTYPLKGDEFARWYEIDKIFGKEYREIVGEEQRDPGFADDKDTLNFSRIYHEVKKNDTPKELSFKQEYQEEQGVLFVKKVKRNQAKILNQRR, encoded by the coding sequence ATGATGAGACCCTATAGTGATAAAAAGAATGCTCAACTTAAAAATTATTATAAAGATAGATTTTATCACGCTCCTCATACTCCAAAAATTCAAGTAGAAGAAAGTGCTTTTAAAGAAGATTTTCAAATACTTCAAAATGAATTTAAAATTTTATCTTCTTTCATAGAACTTGATTTTTGGGTGATAGAAATTCAAAAACAAGATAATGTTGAAGTATTGCAAATGCTTAAAAAATTAGGTTATGTGGCTTTTACTGAAGCAAGTGCAATTGATTTTATTGCACAAAAAAATGGTTTTGAAGTTTTTTATCAGCTTTTAAACCCTAGTAAGAGATTAAGAGTACGTGTTAAAACCTTTGTAGGGGTTAAAGAAAAATTAGAAAGTGTGAGTTGTGTTTTTAAAGGAGCAAATTGGAGTGAGAGAGAAATTTATGATATGTTTGGAATTTTTATCATCAATCACCCTAATTTAAAGCGTATTTTAATGCCTGATGATTGGTTTGGACATCCTTTATTAAAAACTTATCCTTTAAAAGGTGATGAATTTGCAAGATGGTATGAGATTGATAAAATTTTTGGTAAGGAATATCGCGAAATTGTAGGAGAAGAACAAAGGGATCCAGGCTTTGCCGATGACAAAGATACTCTGAATTTTTCAAGAATTTATCACGAGGTTAAAAAGAATGATACTCCAAAAGAGCTTTCTTTTAAACAAGAATATCAAGAAGAACAAGGGGTGCTTTTTGTTAAAAAAGTCAAACGCAATCAAGCAAAAATTTTAAATCAAAGGCGTTAA
- a CDS encoding NuoB/complex I 20 kDa subunit family protein: MAEHQIDYAKGLPVVLTTVDKLVQWGRSNSLWALTYGLACCAIEMMAAGGSRYDFDRFGTIFRASPRHSEVMIIAGTLCKKHAEFTRRLYDQMPDPKWVISMGSCANTGGMFNTYSTVQGVDRIIPVDVYVPGCAPRPESFQFALMILQKKIRKEKASRKIAPKRLV; the protein is encoded by the coding sequence GTGGCAGAGCATCAGATAGATTATGCTAAGGGTTTGCCTGTGGTCTTAACCACAGTGGATAAACTTGTGCAATGGGGTAGGAGTAATTCTCTATGGGCTTTAACTTACGGACTCGCCTGTTGTGCGATTGAGATGATGGCAGCAGGCGGTTCAAGATACGATTTTGATAGATTTGGGACAATTTTTAGAGCAAGTCCTAGACATTCTGAAGTGATGATTATCGCTGGGACTTTGTGTAAGAAACATGCTGAATTTACAAGAAGACTCTATGATCAGATGCCTGATCCTAAATGGGTGATTTCTATGGGAAGCTGTGCAAATACCGGCGGTATGTTTAACACTTATTCAACTGTTCAAGGTGTGGATAGAATCATTCCTGTAGATGTCTATGTCCCCGGCTGTGCCCCGCGTCCTGAAAGTTTTCAGTTTGCTTTAATGATTTTGCAAAAAAAGATTAGAAAAGAAAAAGCAAGTCGTAAAATTGCACCAAAAAGGTTGGTATGA